A DNA window from Syngnathus typhle isolate RoL2023-S1 ecotype Sweden linkage group LG2, RoL_Styp_1.0, whole genome shotgun sequence contains the following coding sequences:
- the LOC133142991 gene encoding glutathione hydrolase 7, with protein sequence MQNSSPEVVVDYPQGFVVAKDATPETTLGSAYSPVDYMSITSFPRLPEDEVIQGDNALKSRKDDDVLAEQETDPDVFLSSARLQRLPSSASDLAYYDDVSLRETTSNPFSEDCACQRDGLNVIITACLTFATGVTVALIMQIYFGDPQVFHQGAVVTDVARCTSLGFEVLGKQGSSVDAAITAALCLGIVHPHTSGLGGGGVMLVHDIRKNETRVIDFRETAPAAIREELLQTNLDLNPGLLVGVPGMLSGMHQAHQLYGKIPWKDVVSLAADVARNGFNVTHELAEALANVKDQNISDAFRDLFLPNGQAPLSGLLSRRLDLASVLDAIAVKGIAEFYSGNLTQEIVSAVQASGGVLIEDDFGNYSTVLQQPEHISYQGHDVMVAPAPHAGIGLIAALNILEGYNITNQVPRNHTYHWTAESVKIALAMASGLGDPMFDTSVSDIVTRMLSKEQASFLRQMISDFQTFPASHYTPSFSLEDGVAAAQVMIMGPDDHIVSVVSSLNKPFGSRIVTPSGILLNSQIMAFSWPNKTQSSSPNPHNSVLPGKRPLSFLMPTVVRPSNRMCGTYIAVGSSNGAKALSGITQVLLNVLSSRKNMTDSLSYGRLHPELATDTLLVDSEFLDEDIELLQGQGHKVERIDVLSLVEGTWRTNDLITGVTDPRSADALALEHSWT encoded by the exons ATGCAAAATTCATCCCCTGAAGTCGTGGTAGATTACCCTCAAGGATTTGTGGTGGCTAAAGATGCCACTCCAGAGACAACACTGGGCAGTGCCTACTCTCCGGTGGACTACATGAGCATCACAAGCTTCCCGAGGTTGCCAGAGGATGAAGTTATCCAGGGGGACAATGCCTTAAAATCTCGTAAAGACGATGATGTCTTAGCCGAGCAAGAGACAG ACCCCGATGTGTTCTTGAGTTCTGCTCGTCTCCAGCGTCTCCCTTCCTCGGCATCTGACCTGGCTTATTACGATGACGTGTCCTTGAGGGAGACCACTAGCAATCCTTTTTCGGAAGATTGTGCTTGCCAGAGGGATGGTCTGAACGTCATCATCACAGCCTGTCTCACATTTGCCACAGGGGTCACCGTTGCTCTCATCATGCAGATCTACTTTGGAGACCCCCAG GTCTTTCACCAAGGAGCGGTGGTGACAGATGTGGCTCGGTGCACATCCCTCGGGTTTGAGGTTTTGGGGAAGCAGGGGTCCAGTGTTGATGCTGCCATCACCGCTGCCCTCTGTTTGGGCATTGTACACCCCCACACCTCTGGTTTAGGAGG GGGGGGAGTTATGTTGGTGCATGACATCCGTAAAAATGAGACAAGAGTCATTGACTTCCGAGAAACAGCGCCGGCTGCCATTCGGGAAGAGTTACTCCAAACGAACCTTGATCTCAAC CCCGGTCTACTTGTTGGAGTACCAGGCATGCTAAGTGGAATGCATCAGGCACACCAACTTTATGGCAA AATACCGTGGAAGGACGTGGTTTCTTTGGCAGCAGATGTGGCAAGAAACGGATTTAATGTCACTCATGAATTGG CTGAAGCTCTTGCTAACGTTAAGGACCAGAACATATCGGATGCATTTCGGGATCTGTTCCTACCTAATGGCCAGGCTCCGCTTTCTGGATTGTTGAGCAGACGACTGGATTTGGCCAGCGTCTTGGATGCAATCGCAGTTAAAGGGATAGCAGAGTTCTACAGTGGAAACCTGACGCAGGAAATTGTTTCTGCG GTGCAAGCAAGTGGTGGTGTGCTCATAGAAGATGACTTTGGGAACTACAGCACAGTCCTACAGCAGCCAGAACACATTAGCTATCAAG GACACGATGTGATGGTGGCTCCGGCACCTCATGCGGGTATTGGCCTGATCGCAGCTCTCAACATCCTGGAAGGTTACAACATTACCAACCAGGTGCCCAGGAACCACACCTATCACTGGACTGCAGAG TCGGTGAAAATAGCTTTGGCCATGGCAAGTGGCCTAGGGGACCCCATGTTTGACACTTCAGTCTCAGATATAGTCACGAGGATGTTGAG CAAAGAACAGGCGTCCTTTCTCCGCCAAATGATCAGTGACTTTCAGACCTTTCCAGCCAGCCATTACACGCCTTCGTTTAGTTTGGAAGATGGCGTTGCAGCTGCCCAGGTCATGATCATGGGCCCAGATGACCACATAGTCTCAGTTGTAAG TTCCTTAAATAAACCATTTGGCAGTCGGATAGTGACTCCTTCAGGAATCCTTTTGAACAGCCAAATCATGGCCTTCTCTTGGCCTAATAAAACCCAAAGCTCGTCACCGAACCCT CATAACAGCGTCCTGCCTGGAAAGCGACCATTGTCCTTCCTGATGCCCACTGTGGTGAGGCCGTCCAACAGGATGTGCGGTACATACATTGCAGTTGGATCCTCCAATGGAGCAAAAGCTCTTAGTGGCATCACACAG GTGCTGCTGAATGTTTTGTCATCACGTAAAAATATGACTGACAGTTTATCTTATGGTAGACTCCACCCAGAGCTGGCTACAGACACTCTACTCGTGGACT CTGAATTTCTGGATGAAGACATTGAGCTCCTGCAGGGTCAAGGACACAAGGTTGAGAGGATAGATGTTTTGTCATTAGTAGAGGGTACTTGGAGAACTAATGACCTTATCACTGGCGTGACAGACCCCCGTAGTGCTGATGCCTTAGCCCTTGAACACTCCTGGACTTAG